Below is a genomic region from Ascaphus truei isolate aAscTru1 chromosome 8, aAscTru1.hap1, whole genome shotgun sequence.
GTATTGGACAGGCCTATGCTGGAGCAGGTGATGCAAGCACAGGTTTTCATAGCGGTCACTTTGTTCATATGAGAGGATTGCCTTTCCGTGCTTCAGAAACTGATATTGCTAATGTAAGTATCCTAAATAGTGTATCGTACCTGTGCTGTAGTATGTTGGCTGATTGGATAACATGCTAGGAAATGCTAATTTTTCCAAATGCTTTCTACCATTATTTCTGACATGCTTGTCCACTTTCATTGCACAAGTGATTAAAAATGGACTCATATTCAGCCATCCAGGGATTTCTCTTTGCTTTTGTTCACCAAAGAACTGAATATTAAATTCCAAAAACCATTAACTGTAATCCTACTTTGTTAGCATTTGTATTGTTACCGTAGTTTGTAATTCACTAAATTATGACATCATTTTCCTATAGTTCTTTTCTCCACTGAATCCCATAAGAGTTCACATTGATATTGGCGCAGATGGAAGAGCAACTGGAGAAGCCGACGTGGAATTTGCGACACATGAAGATGCAGTAGCAGCCATGTCCAAAGATAAAAACAATATGCGTATGTGCctttttttaaaaacctttttttgttttagCATGTAATGTCCTCTGTTTACATGGCTATTGTATACTATTTAATACATCCTGGAGATGTAAACATTCCAGAGATCCTGCGTTAATTGAACTTCTACCTTTTGTATTGTGCTGTGCGCTGCTACTTGCACCAAGATAAATAATAAAAAGTGAAAAAGCTAGGCTTAAGATAACAACAATAATGGCTTTTCCTGCTGCCCCAACTATTGGGGTGGGGCGAAATCCAGAAGTTTGGCCCTGTTGACTATGGGGCTTAACTACCAATAACGCCTGTTTGGTCGGACCCCCTCTGCCACTGGGTAAGTCCCAGGTGTTCCCTGCACCTCTCATCCACAATGTTGGGCCCTTGGAGGGGTggggaaaaagggggagcaaTTCAGTGTTGGGGTTGGGGGCACATTCTTTCCCCTCCCTTTGAGCGCATCCACCACGGGTATAAATGGTGTAAATACATACGCACTTCAAGTATTTTAGCATTTACAGTGTATAgactaatatatttgtatagtctTATACTTGATGATCCGTCTCATCAAAATGCAAATTGGCTCAAATAAGTTTCGACAAAAGTTGCAATCCAAATTTTAATTTCTCTCCCTTAATATTTACTTTTTAGAGCATCGATATATTGAATTGTTCCTGAATTCAACATCTGGCGGAGGCTTGGGCATGGGATGTTATGGCCGAGAAGCAATAGGTATGCAAATGTTCTCTACGACCACTCATCTACATGAACAGCCTGTAACTGAATTTATTAACatgctttatgtattttttatttgggcAGGTGATGTCTAAAATACACAATGGTGTTCTGCATGTATTTATGAACTTTATGATAATTTTTTGTTAATTATTTAACTCTATTTTCAGACAGCACAGCCGGCTACGGAGCAGTTGGCAGAATGGGAATGGCTGGGAACTATGCTGGGTGTTATGGGAATCCTGATGGGTTAGGTGGTTATGGTAAGTATAGATGGAAATAGTTATGCTTTTTACGGCTAGAGGTAGATTTTAGTCTGCATTAGTGTAGCTCTAGCCAAGTGGGGGGTTTCACGTAATATTAAAGGTGGAGATCAGCTACTGTCGGTACGCCTAGCTTTTGGATGAGCCAGTTCAGAACTCATGTTCTGTTTTAGAGTTTGATACTGGAAATCTTTAACAAGGACATTATCAAATATACTTTTCTTTGCAGGAAGGGGAGGTGGAAGTACTGAAAACAATGGGGGCTACTATGGTATGAGTGCAGCTGGCTGGCGTGGAATGTACTAGGAAAGATTCTTTGTCTAGAGAAAATCCTGGAAGCAGATTCTTTGTTACTATTTATGTTTAGATCTTTGTATTGATTAGTAATGTTCCCAAAATGGTAGTGAGCAGGTTACAGTAGACTGTAATCTGCAGGATTTAAATTGTTTTATTGCAAAAGGTTGGCTTTGAATAAATTTTTATACTCCAATGATTTGTCTTATCTGTATGCTTAAAATCATAGGTTTAGCCTGGGTTGCAGGGGTTTGCTTTTAAGAGAATG
It encodes:
- the HNRNPH3 gene encoding heterogeneous nuclear ribonucleoprotein H3 isoform X5, producing the protein MMGQRPGPYDRPVGGRGAYYGAGRGNIYDRMRGGGGGYGGGYGGFDEYSGYNNYGYGTGGAADGFDDRLREGRSIGQAYAGAGDASTGFHSGHFVHMRGLPFRASETDIANFFSPLNPIRVHIDIGADGRATGEADVEFATHEDAVAAMSKDKNNMQHRYIELFLNSTSGGGLGMGCYGREAIDSTAGYGAVGRMGMAGNYAGCYGNPDGLGGYGRGGGSTENNGGYYGMSAAGWRGMY